The Streptomyces lienomycini sequence CGTATGCACGCCTACGTCCGTTCAGGACCTCGAAGGAGTGGCCCCGTGTTGACCCGTTCCGCGCGCCGGACCCGCCGGATGCCGCTGCTGACCGGCGCAGGTGCCGTCCTGCTGCTGGCCCTGAGCGCCTGTTCGTCCTCCGGCTCCGATTCCGACGCCGAGTCCGGGGGATCCTCGTCGGCCGGCGGCTCGGACAGGCTGTCCGGGACCGTGAACGTCTTCGCCGCGGCCTCGCTGACGGAGAGCTTCACCGAGCTGGGCGAGGACTTCGAGAAGCAGCACCCCGGCACCAAGGTCGTCTTCAACTTCGGGGGCAGCGACTCGCTGGCCGCGGGCATCACGAGCGGCGCACCGGCCGACGTGTTCGCCTCCGCCAGCCCCAGGACGATGAAGGTCGTCACGGACGCCGACGCCGCCGCCGGGACACCGGTCACCTTCGTCCGCAACCAGCTGGAGATCGCCACCCTGCCGGGCAACCCGGACGGGATCACCTCCCTGGAGGGCCTCACCGGGGACGATCTGAAGGTCGTGCTGTGCGACAGGACGGTGCCCTGCGGAGCCGCCGCCCAGAAGGCACTGACCGCCGCCGGTCTGAAGCTCACTCCGGTCTCCTACGAGGAGGACGTGAAGTCGGCGCTCAACAAGGTGGTCCTCAAGGAGGCCGACGCCGCGGTCGTCTACCGGACGGATGTGAGGGCGGCAGGTGACAAGGTGGAGGGCGTGGAGTTCCCCGAGTCGGCGAAGGCCGTCAACGACTACCCGATCACCCTGCTCAGGGACGCCCCCAACGCCGAGGTCGGCAAGGAGTTCATCGAACTGGTGCGGTCCGCCGAGGGGCAGAAGGTCCTGACCGAGGCCGGGTTCACCGCGCCGTG is a genomic window containing:
- the modA gene encoding molybdate ABC transporter substrate-binding protein — translated: MLTRSARRTRRMPLLTGAGAVLLLALSACSSSGSDSDAESGGSSSAGGSDRLSGTVNVFAAASLTESFTELGEDFEKQHPGTKVVFNFGGSDSLAAGITSGAPADVFASASPRTMKVVTDADAAAGTPVTFVRNQLEIATLPGNPDGITSLEGLTGDDLKVVLCDRTVPCGAAAQKALTAAGLKLTPVSYEEDVKSALNKVVLKEADAAVVYRTDVRAAGDKVEGVEFPESAKAVNDYPITLLRDAPNAEVGKEFIELVRSAEGQKVLTEAGFTAP